The proteins below come from a single Nocardioides eburneiflavus genomic window:
- a CDS encoding methylmalonyl-CoA mutase family protein: MTDPDGVLEGGLDEPAELQPAAGSLRLVGDDDSYDAAAWEAATATVLRKARRLGEDTPDSDVWAALTRTTLDGIDVAPIGQRSDLDGLTTGGRPQRAGAWDVRASLVGDDAAAVNEAALVDLDNGATSLHLDLEPGTDLAAALDGVLLDLAPVTLERPGAEQSEALARLLEDTANDPHPGHNLSADPTGDDVASFVGTVRRAQALGVLGAVVDGTALHDRGASDAQELGWTMAVGVHHLRLLTDAGLSVAEAAALVEFRYAATDEQFPTIAKLRAARRLWARVLEASGVPDVPQRQHVVTSRAMMTRHDPWVNMLRGTVAAFAAGVGGADAITVVPFDERLGVPDALGRRIARNTSSLLIEESHVAAVTDPAGGSYAVEKLTDDLAVAAWAELGRIESDGGFGEQAVAGVEERVAAVRAARDAGIADRSRPLTGISEFPNLDEVLPERAPWDRAGVRYAAPYEDLRAQPAERPVFLATMGPVAAHTARATFASNLLAAGGVAVEAAGATDSVEAVTAAYAGQPVVCLAGTDAAYAEWGADLVAALRVAGATYVVLAGKPGGRTVTDVDDSCAMGVDALGFLARIREELSR, translated from the coding sequence ATGACCGACCCGGACGGTGTTCTCGAAGGCGGCCTCGACGAGCCCGCGGAGCTGCAGCCCGCGGCGGGCTCGCTCCGGCTCGTCGGTGACGACGACTCCTACGACGCCGCCGCCTGGGAGGCGGCGACCGCCACGGTGCTGCGCAAGGCGCGGCGCCTGGGCGAGGACACGCCCGACTCCGACGTGTGGGCGGCCCTGACGCGCACCACGCTGGACGGGATCGACGTCGCGCCGATCGGCCAGCGGTCCGACCTCGACGGGCTCACCACGGGCGGGCGACCGCAGCGCGCCGGCGCCTGGGACGTACGGGCCTCGCTGGTCGGCGACGACGCCGCGGCCGTCAACGAGGCGGCGCTGGTCGACCTCGACAACGGCGCCACCTCGCTGCACCTCGACCTGGAGCCCGGCACGGACCTCGCCGCGGCGCTGGACGGCGTGCTCCTCGACCTGGCGCCCGTGACGCTGGAGCGCCCGGGCGCCGAGCAGTCCGAGGCGCTGGCCCGGCTCCTCGAGGACACCGCGAACGACCCCCACCCCGGCCACAACCTGTCCGCCGACCCGACCGGCGACGACGTCGCCTCGTTCGTCGGGACCGTACGCCGCGCGCAGGCCCTCGGCGTGCTCGGCGCCGTGGTCGACGGCACCGCGCTCCACGACCGTGGTGCGAGCGACGCCCAGGAGCTCGGCTGGACGATGGCCGTGGGCGTGCACCACCTGCGCCTGCTCACCGACGCCGGGCTGTCCGTCGCCGAGGCGGCCGCCCTCGTCGAGTTCCGCTACGCCGCGACCGACGAGCAGTTCCCGACGATCGCCAAGCTGCGCGCCGCCCGACGGCTCTGGGCGCGCGTGCTGGAGGCGAGCGGCGTCCCTGACGTCCCGCAGCGCCAGCACGTCGTCACCAGCCGCGCGATGATGACCAGGCACGACCCGTGGGTCAACATGCTCCGCGGCACCGTCGCGGCCTTCGCCGCCGGCGTCGGTGGCGCCGACGCGATCACCGTGGTGCCCTTCGACGAGCGGCTCGGCGTGCCCGACGCGCTCGGGCGCCGCATCGCTCGCAACACCTCGTCGCTGCTGATCGAGGAGTCGCACGTCGCCGCGGTCACCGACCCGGCCGGCGGCTCGTACGCCGTGGAGAAGCTCACCGACGACCTCGCCGTCGCCGCGTGGGCCGAGCTCGGCCGCATCGAGTCCGACGGAGGCTTCGGCGAGCAGGCGGTGGCCGGCGTGGAGGAGCGGGTCGCCGCCGTGCGTGCGGCGCGCGACGCCGGCATCGCCGACCGCTCCCGCCCGCTGACCGGCATCTCGGAGTTCCCCAACCTCGACGAGGTGCTGCCCGAGCGCGCGCCCTGGGACCGTGCCGGGGTGCGCTACGCGGCGCCGTACGAGGACCTGCGCGCCCAGCCCGCGGAGCGACCGGTCTTCCTCGCCACGATGGGTCCCGTCGCCGCACACACCGCGCGGGCGACCTTCGCGAGCAACCTGCTCGCGGCCGGCGGCGTCGCCGTCGAGGCGGCCGGCGCGACCGACTCCGTCGAGGCCGTGACGGCGGCGTACGCGGGCCAGCCCGTGGTCTGCCTCGCCGGCACCGACGCGGCGTACGCCGAGTGGGGCGCCGACCTCGTCGCGGCGCTGCGGGTGGCCGGGGCGACGTACGTCGTGCTGGCGGGCAAGCCGGGGGGACGGACCGTCACC